A single window of Desulfovibrio sp. G11 DNA harbors:
- a CDS encoding NADH-quinone oxidoreductase subunit C, with protein MFFEAKDVTPDTLLAEVQRLANAKCRFVTMSQTVVDENTLRLFYHFDENLTMSDLRHNPEMCVWSPTDAKGMVHLRMDVDRNMPIPSISSIYFCAVLIENETQDQFGVRFAGLPLDYQGGMYLEGEVTHAPYFTMTTVRRPAASAKAEPAKGDQA; from the coding sequence ATGTTTTTTGAAGCCAAAGACGTGACGCCCGATACGCTGCTTGCTGAAGTGCAGCGCCTGGCTAACGCCAAATGCCGGTTTGTCACCATGTCGCAGACAGTGGTTGATGAAAATACCCTGCGACTGTTCTACCATTTTGATGAAAACCTCACCATGTCCGACCTGCGGCATAATCCCGAAATGTGCGTGTGGTCGCCAACGGACGCCAAAGGCATGGTGCATCTGCGTATGGATGTAGACAGGAACATGCCCATCCCGAGCATCAGCTCCATATACTTTTGCGCGGTACTGATTGAAAACGAGACCCAGGACCAGTTTGGTGTGCGTTTTGCCGGTCTGCCGCTGGACTATCAGGGCGGCATGTATCTGGAAGGCGAAGTGACCCACGCCCCGTACTTCACCATGACGACCGTCCGGCGTCCCGCCGCGTCTGCCAAGGCAGAGCCCGCCAAAGGAGATCAGGCATGA
- a CDS encoding respiratory chain complex I subunit 1 family protein, with protein sequence MLSILSAVGGLILSPLVGGLLTGVDRRLTARLQSRLGPPLLQPFYDVFKLFGKEASVTNAWLVFSAYMTLISSALALLIFFMGGDLLLLFFVLTVGAVFQVVGALCVPSPYSNVGAQRELLLMLAYEPILILVFVGFAMCTGSFSIEAVFAQDQPLLLKMPLLFLALGYALTIKLRKSPFDISASHHGHQELVKGVQTEYSGPYLGIIELAHWLDLVLILGLCAMFWHTSVIGMATLVAASLFTEILIDNITARLTWQWMVQKKSLLLGMGLALVNLLWLYVA encoded by the coding sequence ATGCTGTCCATCCTCAGTGCTGTCGGCGGATTGATATTGTCGCCCCTGGTGGGGGGCCTGCTTACCGGGGTTGACCGCCGTCTCACGGCGCGGCTGCAATCGCGCCTGGGGCCGCCCCTGCTTCAGCCTTTTTACGATGTCTTCAAGCTTTTCGGTAAAGAAGCCAGCGTAACCAATGCCTGGCTTGTATTCAGCGCCTATATGACGCTTATCTCCTCGGCTTTGGCACTGCTCATATTCTTTATGGGTGGCGACCTGCTGCTGCTTTTCTTTGTGCTTACGGTGGGTGCTGTTTTTCAGGTGGTGGGCGCCCTGTGTGTTCCTTCGCCCTACAGCAACGTGGGCGCGCAGCGCGAGCTTCTGCTCATGCTGGCCTATGAACCCATACTGATTTTGGTTTTTGTCGGCTTTGCCATGTGCACGGGATCTTTTTCCATTGAGGCCGTGTTTGCCCAGGACCAGCCCCTGCTGCTCAAGATGCCCCTGCTGTTTCTGGCGCTGGGCTACGCCCTGACCATCAAGCTGCGCAAGTCGCCCTTTGATATTTCTGCCAGCCATCATGGCCATCAGGAACTGGTAAAGGGTGTGCAGACGGAATATTCCGGTCCTTACCTGGGCATCATTGAGCTGGCCCACTGGCTTGACCTTGTGCTTATTCTCGGTTTGTGCGCCATGTTCTGGCACACCAGCGTCATTGGCATGGCCACGCTGGTGGCGGCTTCGCTGTTTACAGAAATCCTCATCGACAACATCACCGCCCGGCTTACCTGGCAGTGGATGGTGCAGAAGAAATCCCTGTTGCTCGGCATGGGGCTGGCCCTGGTTAATCTTTTATGGCTGTACGTGGCGTAA
- a CDS encoding cache domain-containing protein, translated as MPQQETSALFKELNSNRSFIRIGMADTSGMAAMMDRSGPSPQHTDFSDEDFFRNALAGRAFFSSPRKDPHGPGQVIYCAVPVEQEGGVIGVLVGVIRAENLLDILDEPLFNANGFAGIIDANGHFVLCSGTNSTGTAASIFTLGQIDREDLDAVRADLGGNRRNYFLYRLFRVFRG; from the coding sequence ATGCCACAACAAGAAACATCTGCATTGTTCAAAGAGTTGAACAGCAACAGAAGCTTCATACGGATAGGCATGGCTGATACCTCCGGCATGGCAGCCATGATGGACAGAAGCGGCCCCTCGCCCCAGCATACGGATTTCTCGGATGAAGATTTTTTTCGCAACGCCCTTGCCGGACGGGCGTTTTTTTCGTCTCCTCGCAAGGACCCTCACGGGCCGGGGCAGGTGATCTACTGCGCTGTTCCCGTGGAACAGGAAGGCGGTGTCATCGGCGTGCTGGTCGGTGTCATCAGGGCAGAAAACCTGCTGGACATCCTGGACGAACCGCTCTTCAATGCCAACGGATTTGCGGGCATAATCGATGCCAACGGGCATTTTGTGCTGTGCTCTGGCACGAATTCCACCGGCACGGCGGCCAGTATCTTTACCCTCGGGCAAATAGACAGGGAAGATCTTGATGCGGTACGCGCCGACCTTGGCGGCAACCGCAGAAACTATTTTCTTTATAGGCTCTTCCGGGTTTTCCGTGGGTAG
- a CDS encoding NADH-quinone oxidoreductase subunit 5 family protein, which yields MNTLVFCCVALPFAVALVLYFTQLDRTRKLLVPAAVAVMALAAVIMGAHGTFRLEAETFMGLPLDSLFSLLDLLLLLYILGLGWKLGSRTVMGMTVLQLIGLLYLKFVLADGSAPITAFAPDGLSLIMVIIITVVGGLITIYGLGYMDIHEEHLHLRVSRKPRFFAIIFCFLGAMNGLVLSNNLSWMFFFWEVTTLCSYLLISHDQTQEANANAYRALWMNVLGGLAFVSAMLFIQKSLGTLSTEVVLHKMTAMDVKTTAMLLPFAFFCLAAFTKSAQVPFESWLCGAMVAPTPVSALLHSATMVKAGTYLLLRMAPAFADTTMSTIVALFGAFTFVGTCILAVSQSNAKKILAYSTIANLGLIIACVGINTAASMMAATTIIIYHSVSKGLLFMCVGAIEQRIGSRDIEDMRGLYSKMPRTAIITAIGIFTMMLPPFGMLIGKWMAIEAIARATQAMTPIIFFIALGSAFTVLFWARWAGILVSSANLHDRPPHGNPKATVMFALRSLCGLAVVFSFISPLVLETFVEPSVAGVYARLGLKTEGFIPGASLTGGAGYFWIYLLFILLGLGAWIAWKAARKVSNSAHAQPYFSGLTQEQAGQIGFKGPMNAFEPVRLSNFYLTQYFGEGTITRAIDIISTAFLIVLVGGLL from the coding sequence ATGAATACACTTGTTTTTTGCTGTGTGGCGCTGCCATTTGCTGTGGCGCTTGTTCTGTATTTCACACAGCTTGACCGCACCCGCAAGCTTCTCGTGCCTGCAGCGGTTGCGGTGATGGCTCTGGCTGCCGTGATTATGGGTGCTCACGGAACGTTCCGACTTGAGGCCGAAACTTTCATGGGCCTTCCGCTGGACAGCCTGTTCAGCTTGCTGGATCTTTTGCTGCTGCTCTATATTCTGGGCTTGGGCTGGAAGCTGGGCAGCCGCACGGTCATGGGCATGACTGTGCTGCAATTGATTGGGTTGCTTTACCTCAAGTTTGTTCTGGCGGACGGTTCCGCCCCCATTACTGCCTTTGCGCCCGATGGCCTGTCGCTCATCATGGTTATCATAATCACCGTGGTGGGTGGCCTGATCACCATTTACGGCCTGGGCTATATGGATATTCATGAAGAGCACCTGCACCTGCGGGTTTCTCGCAAACCGCGGTTTTTCGCCATTATTTTCTGCTTTCTCGGGGCGATGAACGGGCTTGTGCTTTCAAACAATCTTTCGTGGATGTTCTTTTTCTGGGAAGTCACGACCCTGTGTTCCTACCTGCTGATCAGCCACGATCAGACACAGGAAGCCAATGCCAACGCCTACCGTGCATTGTGGATGAACGTTCTTGGCGGTCTTGCCTTTGTTTCTGCCATGCTTTTCATTCAGAAGAGCCTTGGCACACTGTCCACTGAAGTTGTATTGCACAAGATGACAGCCATGGACGTGAAAACCACGGCCATGCTGCTGCCGTTTGCCTTTTTTTGCCTGGCGGCCTTTACCAAGTCGGCGCAGGTTCCCTTTGAAAGCTGGCTGTGCGGTGCCATGGTTGCTCCCACCCCGGTTTCGGCCCTGCTGCACTCGGCCACCATGGTCAAGGCGGGCACATACCTGCTGCTGCGCATGGCCCCGGCCTTCGCTGACACCACCATGTCCACCATTGTGGCGCTCTTCGGCGCGTTCACCTTTGTGGGGACATGCATTCTGGCGGTCAGCCAAAGTAATGCCAAAAAGATCCTGGCATACTCAACCATTGCCAACCTGGGGCTTATCATCGCCTGCGTTGGCATAAATACGGCGGCATCCATGATGGCGGCCACCACCATCATCATCTACCACTCGGTCTCCAAGGGCCTGCTCTTCATGTGCGTGGGCGCCATTGAACAGCGCATCGGCTCCAGAGATATTGAAGACATGCGCGGCCTGTACAGCAAGATGCCCCGCACGGCCATTATTACGGCCATAGGCATCTTCACCATGATGCTGCCGCCTTTCGGCATGCTCATAGGCAAGTGGATGGCAATTGAGGCCATTGCCCGTGCCACCCAGGCCATGACGCCCATCATTTTCTTCATTGCCCTCGGCTCGGCCTTTACTGTGCTGTTCTGGGCGCGGTGGGCAGGCATACTCGTATCTTCGGCCAACCTGCATGACCGGCCCCCTCACGGCAACCCCAAGGCCACGGTCATGTTTGCCCTGCGTTCGCTCTGCGGGCTTGCCGTGGTGTTCTCCTTCATTTCGCCTCTGGTACTGGAAACATTTGTCGAGCCTTCTGTGGCTGGCGTATACGCCCGCCTTGGTCTCAAGACCGAAGGCTTCATACCTGGCGCATCGCTTACAGGTGGGGCGGGCTATTTCTGGATTTACCTGCTCTTCATCCTGCTTGGCCTGGGGGCCTGGATTGCCTGGAAGGCCGCCAGAAAGGTTTCAAACTCGGCGCATGCCCAGCCCTATTTCTCGGGGCTGACGCAGGAACAGGCGGGGCAGATCGGTTTCAAGGGCCCCATGAATGCCTTTGAACCCGTGCGTCTGTCCAACTTTTACCTGACCCAGTACTTTGGCGAAGGCACTATAACACGGGCCATTGATATTATATCCACGGCCTTTCTCATCGTCCTGGTAGGAGGTCTGCTCTAA
- a CDS encoding 4Fe-4S binding protein, with product MYMLKNVLRNLSGKPATRLYPLEEREPFPAYRGVITNEVEKCIFCNSCARVCPTDAITVDAKAGHWHYDPFLCVYCSACVEKCPTKCLVQVPTHRKPSVTKFRVLRTGTPRVKKSVAAKGKEESGIEKKAEKE from the coding sequence ATGTATATGCTCAAGAACGTGCTGCGCAACCTGTCAGGCAAGCCTGCCACAAGGCTGTATCCGCTGGAAGAGCGTGAACCTTTTCCGGCCTACAGGGGCGTAATCACCAATGAAGTGGAGAAGTGCATATTCTGCAATAGCTGCGCAAGGGTTTGCCCCACAGATGCCATTACTGTGGACGCCAAGGCCGGGCATTGGCATTACGACCCCTTCTTGTGTGTGTACTGCTCGGCCTGTGTAGAAAAATGCCCAACAAAGTGTCTGGTGCAGGTTCCCACGCACCGCAAACCTTCGGTAACCAAATTCCGTGTTCTGCGCACGGGTACGCCGCGTGTTAAAAAATCCGTGGCAGCCAAGGGCAAGGAAGAAAGCGGAATAGAAAAGAAGGCAGAGAAAGAGTAG
- a CDS encoding IS256 family transposase — MMVDPKDIPDELIDALLANYQKPDDLLGKNGILEQLTKRVMERALQAEMTYHLGHEKHGRVANASGNTRNGTSKKTLKGKNGSLPIAIPRDRDGSFEPQLVEKHQTHWQGLDDSIISLYARGMSVREIQGHLKELYHTDVSPALISAVTDGVAEDVRQWQGRPLDAIYPILYLDCIHVKVRDSGTVGTKAVYLALGVTMSGVKDLLGMWISPNEGAKFWLSVVTELRNRGVQDIFIACVDGLKGFPEAIESVFPKTQIQLCIVHLVRNSLKFVGWKERKTVAADLREIYSSPTAELAQSALERLEHKYNSSYPLITKSWRAHWQRIIPFFDYPPEIRKVIYTTNAIESLNMSLRKVTKAKGAFPHDEAVFKIFWLALRNISKKWTMPIRDWKAALNRFAIQFEERFPT; from the coding sequence ATGATGGTCGACCCCAAAGATATACCCGATGAGTTAATTGACGCTCTGCTTGCCAACTATCAAAAGCCCGACGACCTGCTGGGAAAAAACGGCATTCTGGAACAACTGACCAAGCGAGTTATGGAGCGCGCTTTGCAAGCGGAGATGACCTACCATCTGGGGCATGAAAAACATGGCAGAGTTGCCAACGCCAGCGGCAACACCCGCAACGGCACAAGCAAAAAAACCTTGAAGGGGAAGAACGGCTCTTTGCCCATTGCGATTCCTCGAGACCGGGACGGCAGTTTTGAGCCGCAGTTGGTGGAAAAGCATCAGACCCACTGGCAAGGTTTAGATGATAGCATCATTTCGCTATATGCCCGTGGCATGAGCGTACGCGAAATCCAGGGGCATCTGAAAGAGCTGTATCACACAGACGTTTCACCGGCGCTTATCAGCGCGGTAACCGATGGAGTGGCCGAGGATGTCCGTCAATGGCAAGGCCGCCCTCTGGATGCCATTTATCCTATCCTTTACCTGGACTGCATCCACGTTAAGGTGCGCGATTCCGGCACGGTCGGTACCAAGGCGGTGTATCTGGCCCTTGGCGTGACCATGAGCGGCGTGAAAGATTTGTTGGGTATGTGGATCTCCCCGAACGAGGGCGCAAAGTTCTGGCTGTCCGTGGTGACGGAACTGCGAAACCGGGGAGTGCAGGACATCTTCATCGCCTGCGTGGACGGGCTTAAGGGCTTTCCGGAGGCCATTGAAAGCGTATTTCCTAAAACGCAAATCCAGCTGTGCATTGTGCATCTGGTCCGGAACAGCTTGAAATTCGTGGGCTGGAAGGAGCGTAAAACCGTTGCCGCCGACCTGAGGGAAATATACAGCTCGCCAACGGCAGAACTGGCCCAGTCAGCCCTTGAGCGCCTGGAACACAAATACAATTCCAGTTATCCGCTCATCACAAAATCCTGGCGGGCCCACTGGCAGCGGATAATCCCCTTCTTTGACTACCCGCCGGAAATCCGGAAGGTGATCTATACGACGAATGCCATAGAATCGCTGAACATGAGCCTGCGCAAGGTGACCAAAGCCAAGGGGGCTTTCCCCCACGATGAGGCCGTTTTCAAAATCTTCTGGCTGGCGCTGCGAAATATCAGCAAAAAATGGACTATGCCCATCAGGGATTGGAAGGCAGCGTTGAACAGATTCGCCATACAATTTGAGGAAAGATTTCCAACTTAA
- a CDS encoding hydrogenase large subunit encodes MSNRTTVIPFGPQHPVLPEPLHIKFVVEDETVVGAIPQLGFVHRGLESLVRTKDYNQMVFVVERICGICSCIHANCYCNALENMMGITAPPRAQFLRVIWSELHRIHSHLLWLGLFADAFGFESVFQQFWRIREHVMDICEATAGNRVILSVNVVGGVRRDLAPDQIRWMLGRLDELQKGMRELTTTMLDDYTVQERTRGIGYLSKDDARLLGAAGPTLRGSGWEIDERMHGYAAYNDLNFIPVVEHDGDCYARAKVRFYEVLHAMDLIREALNRLPESELTVKVPGNPDGEAVFRVEQPRGELFYYIRANGTKYLERMRVRTPTFANVPPLLHMLPGCKLPDVPVIVLSIDPCISCTER; translated from the coding sequence ATGAGCAACCGCACCACAGTCATTCCTTTCGGGCCGCAGCACCCCGTGCTGCCCGAGCCGCTGCACATCAAGTTTGTGGTGGAGGACGAAACCGTTGTCGGGGCTATCCCGCAGCTTGGTTTTGTGCACCGTGGGCTTGAAAGCCTCGTGCGCACCAAGGACTACAACCAGATGGTCTTTGTGGTGGAGCGCATCTGCGGCATCTGCTCCTGCATCCACGCCAACTGCTATTGCAACGCCCTTGAAAATATGATGGGCATCACGGCTCCGCCGCGTGCCCAGTTTCTGCGGGTTATCTGGTCAGAGCTGCACCGCATCCATTCGCATCTTCTCTGGCTCGGCCTTTTTGCCGATGCCTTTGGCTTCGAAAGCGTGTTCCAGCAGTTCTGGCGTATCCGCGAACATGTTATGGATATCTGCGAAGCCACGGCAGGCAACCGCGTTATCCTGTCGGTCAACGTGGTGGGCGGCGTGCGCCGCGACCTGGCGCCCGACCAGATACGCTGGATGCTCGGTCGGCTTGATGAACTGCAAAAGGGCATGCGTGAGCTCACAACCACCATGCTTGACGACTACACCGTGCAGGAGCGTACGCGCGGCATAGGTTATCTCAGTAAAGACGATGCCCGGCTGCTGGGCGCCGCCGGACCGACCCTGCGCGGCAGCGGCTGGGAAATCGACGAGCGTATGCACGGCTATGCCGCCTACAACGATCTTAACTTCATTCCTGTGGTCGAACACGATGGCGACTGCTATGCCCGCGCCAAGGTACGTTTCTACGAAGTGCTGCACGCCATGGACCTTATCCGCGAAGCGCTGAACCGCCTGCCGGAAAGCGAACTTACGGTGAAAGTTCCCGGCAACCCCGATGGCGAAGCTGTTTTCCGGGTGGAACAGCCTAGGGGCGAACTGTTCTATTACATACGGGCCAACGGGACCAAGTATCTGGAGCGCATGCGTGTGCGTACGCCCACCTTTGCCAACGTTCCGCCCCTGCTGCACATGTTGCCGGGCTGCAAGTTGCCCGACGTGCCGGTTATTGTGCTCAGTATCGACCCGTGCATTTCCTGCACAGAGAGGTAG
- a CDS encoding NADH-quinone oxidoreductase subunit B family protein, protein MGFVDKMIKRSRLKSPWIVHFDCGSCNGCDIEVLACLTPMYDVERFGVVNAGNPKHADVLLVTGTVNHRNRHVLKQIYEQMPSPKAVISLGACNLSGGVFKDTYNVLNGAHNVIPVDVFVPGCPPKPEAIIDGVVEALGVLKAKMGMGPVPQATFMPGDEDGTPAGARDEEAPASEGDKSLQNAG, encoded by the coding sequence ATGGGTTTTGTAGACAAAATGATAAAGCGGAGCCGGCTCAAGTCGCCATGGATTGTCCATTTTGACTGCGGCTCCTGCAACGGTTGCGATATCGAGGTTTTGGCCTGCCTGACGCCCATGTATGATGTTGAGCGGTTCGGCGTGGTCAATGCGGGCAACCCCAAGCATGCGGACGTATTGCTGGTGACCGGCACGGTAAATCACCGCAACCGCCACGTGCTCAAGCAGATCTACGAGCAGATGCCTTCTCCCAAGGCCGTCATTTCGCTCGGTGCCTGCAACCTTTCCGGCGGCGTTTTCAAAGATACTTACAATGTGCTTAACGGCGCACATAACGTCATCCCTGTTGACGTGTTCGTGCCGGGCTGCCCGCCCAAACCCGAAGCCATCATTGATGGCGTTGTGGAAGCTCTTGGGGTGCTCAAGGCCAAAATGGGCATGGGACCTGTGCCCCAGGCCACCTTCATGCCCGGCGACGAAGATGGAACGCCCGCTGGCGCCAGGGACGAGGAAGCACCCGCTTCTGAAGGCGACAAGTCATTGCAAAACGCGGGTTAG
- a CDS encoding DUF927 domain-containing protein, translating to MKSLDGSSTPTEQKEKRIVYAGHADQEHADFAEMPRQWREYPASTDGIKEAVGDGYTAISIFEFSGPVEKGKPQPMRYGDLVLDFDAKKELLDNDGNSLGKVGDIAKALEAVRIFSRLLTKKYDVNLNHLHYYASGGKGFHVIIPRELIGSEAGDIELPAIYRRTLDSILNIAAHKELWNGIVLGALKDNRKLAPEDLYIDPNGFKGGKGQLIRLPHIQRADGNYKVPVTYDEIMHNGASFFEALVTKDRHIEGEGSRTGITCAPMLEKTYLQAKRVVCLTADRRNADSQVASLETECKFVTFCAQHAGEVTEPQWFALARIFSHCGSLGQALFHMYSRLDSHRYNEEEAKNKLRNAYSYSPIACKEVQKVFPCSGDCRVKCPMDLYRRKLSATLEVDAFAVLDEGLVFYPDASDKTIYEKVSSPVEVKASARDAESCGWSKIIEVRDPDDILHQCLVPFTSLNGSGEEALTLLSEAGLLLEPGRLPRQQLIQYLNKATPKPRALIVEKNGWVEKANKFVPFDLGSQGGQSEYLCSRFPVASKLFEAKGTLEEWKEHIGRYCEDNPLLQVTIIAAMSGPLLTLMKHSGFGIHLYGNSSSGKTTSLHVAGSVTGGELKSWRTTDNGLEGIAEQHNDNCLLLDEINQCDPDVVAQAAYMLANGQGKSRSSKTGASRRVPTWNLTFLSSGEVSISDRADQGYRNKAMAGHEVRVVSILADGGAGHGISRPYLMACLPENFPTYWCKTVKNTGVLRYEL from the coding sequence ATGAAAAGCCTGGATGGTTCCTCTACGCCGACAGAGCAGAAGGAAAAGCGGATAGTCTACGCGGGCCATGCCGATCAGGAACACGCAGATTTTGCGGAAATGCCTCGGCAATGGAGAGAGTACCCTGCCTCCACAGATGGCATCAAAGAAGCCGTAGGTGACGGCTATACCGCCATTTCCATTTTCGAATTCAGTGGCCCTGTGGAAAAGGGTAAACCTCAGCCCATGCGCTATGGCGACCTGGTGCTGGACTTCGATGCCAAAAAAGAGCTGCTTGATAACGATGGCAATTCGTTGGGCAAGGTGGGCGATATTGCTAAAGCGCTTGAAGCTGTTCGCATTTTCAGCAGGCTGCTCACTAAGAAATATGACGTGAACCTCAACCATTTGCATTATTACGCCAGTGGCGGCAAGGGCTTCCATGTGATTATCCCACGAGAGCTTATAGGTTCAGAAGCTGGTGACATTGAGTTGCCTGCCATTTACAGGCGTACTCTTGATTCCATTCTGAATATTGCTGCCCATAAGGAGCTTTGGAACGGTATAGTCCTTGGTGCACTTAAAGATAACCGTAAATTGGCCCCTGAAGACCTTTACATCGACCCAAACGGGTTCAAAGGTGGCAAAGGCCAACTCATACGCCTGCCGCATATCCAGCGGGCTGATGGCAATTACAAGGTTCCGGTGACATATGACGAGATCATGCATAATGGAGCTTCCTTTTTTGAGGCACTCGTCACGAAAGATCGGCATATTGAGGGGGAAGGAAGCCGAACTGGTATCACCTGCGCTCCCATGCTGGAAAAAACCTATTTGCAAGCCAAAAGGGTTGTTTGTCTTACTGCTGACAGGCGTAACGCCGATAGCCAGGTTGCAAGCCTGGAAACAGAATGTAAATTTGTGACCTTTTGTGCCCAGCATGCGGGTGAGGTTACAGAGCCCCAATGGTTTGCGCTTGCCAGAATTTTTTCCCACTGTGGGTCATTAGGGCAAGCTCTGTTCCACATGTACAGCCGCTTGGATTCTCATCGCTATAATGAAGAAGAGGCCAAAAATAAGCTGCGCAATGCCTATAGTTATTCCCCCATCGCCTGTAAGGAAGTCCAGAAAGTATTCCCTTGTTCAGGCGACTGCCGGGTAAAATGCCCTATGGATCTTTATCGGCGAAAGCTCTCTGCGACTCTCGAAGTTGATGCCTTTGCCGTACTGGACGAAGGGCTTGTATTTTATCCAGATGCCAGCGACAAAACCATTTACGAAAAAGTTTCTTCACCTGTTGAAGTAAAGGCCTCTGCCCGTGACGCCGAAAGCTGTGGCTGGTCAAAAATTATTGAAGTGCGCGATCCTGATGACATACTCCATCAGTGCCTAGTGCCCTTCACATCCTTAAACGGTTCAGGCGAAGAAGCTCTGACGCTTTTGTCGGAAGCTGGTTTGCTACTGGAGCCAGGCAGGCTGCCCCGTCAGCAGCTTATACAATACCTTAACAAGGCAACCCCCAAACCGCGCGCTTTGATTGTTGAGAAAAATGGTTGGGTTGAAAAGGCCAACAAATTTGTGCCATTTGATTTGGGAAGCCAGGGCGGTCAGAGCGAGTACCTGTGCTCCCGCTTCCCGGTGGCGTCCAAGCTGTTTGAGGCAAAGGGAACGCTCGAAGAGTGGAAAGAGCATATAGGGCGATATTGCGAGGACAATCCCCTCTTGCAGGTGACGATTATTGCGGCCATGTCCGGCCCCTTGCTGACGCTCATGAAACATTCAGGTTTTGGCATACACCTTTATGGCAACTCTTCCAGTGGCAAGACTACGAGCCTTCATGTTGCGGGTTCTGTCACCGGCGGCGAACTGAAGTCATGGCGGACGACGGACAACGGCCTCGAAGGCATAGCGGAGCAACATAACGACAATTGCCTGTTGCTTGATGAAATCAACCAGTGTGACCCAGATGTGGTGGCCCAGGCAGCCTATATGCTTGCCAATGGCCAGGGCAAATCACGTTCTTCAAAGACCGGTGCCAGTCGTCGTGTACCGACGTGGAATTTGACATTTCTGTCTTCAGGCGAAGTGTCCATATCTGACCGTGCTGACCAGGGCTATCGAAACAAAGCTATGGCCGGTCATGAAGTACGTGTTGTTAGCATCCTTGCAGACGGTGGTGCTGGCCACGGTATTTCACGACCATACCTGATGGCATGCCTGCCGGAGAATTTTCCGACATACTGGTGCAAAACAGTAAAGAATACCGGGGTGCTCCGCTACGAGCTATGA